A region of the Dickeya chrysanthemi NCPPB 402 genome:
TCTTTGGCATTGTTATTTCCACTTCGCATTGTTAAACAATGAATCAGATAAGGCGAACAAAAACCGCGCTACGCTAAGGCAGCGCGGAAATTGTTACTTGAATGCCTTACTGTTTCTTCTTCGGTGCCAGCACCATAATCATCTGACGTCCTTCGATCTTGCTTGGGAACGACTCGACGACAGACAATTCATTCAGATCATCACGAATGCGATTAAGCATTTCGATGCCGATCTGCTGGTGCGCCATTTCACGGCCACGGAAACGCAGTGTGATCTTGGCTTTGTCACCATCTTCCAGAAAGCGAACCAGGTTGCGTAGTTTGACCTGATAGTCGCCATCATCGGTACCAGGCCGGAATTTGATTTCCTTGACCTGAATAACTTTTTGCTTCTTCTTCTGTTCTTTAGTGGCCTTACTCTTCTCATAGAGGAACTTGCCGTAATCCATGATTCGGCAAACCGGCGGTTCGGCGTTCGGGCTGATTTCAACTAAATCAACACCTGCTTCCTCAGCTTTCTCTAACGCTTCATTCAGGCTAACAATACCGATCTGTTCGCCATCAACGCCCGTCAGACGTACCTCTTGTGCGCGAATTTCTCTGTTGATGCGATTAGGACGCGCTGGTTGAACTCGTTTTCCGCCTTTAATACCTTATTCCTCCAACTGATGAAGACTACGGCTGCGAATTTCTTTCTGCAGCTTCGTGATTACTTCACTGACGTCCATACTTCCCAAGTCCTTGCCGCGGCGGGTGCGAACAGCTACTTTTCCTGCTTCCACCTCTTTATCGCCACAAACAAGCATATAGGGAACACGCCGTAAAGTGTGCTCGCGGATTTTAAAGCCTATCTTCTCATTTCTCAAGTCCGCTTTAACGCGAATGCCCGCATCTTGCAATTTTCTTGTCAATTCGCTGACATAATCGGACTGGCTATCCGTGATATTCATTACCACAGCCTGTACAGGCGCCAGCCAGGTCGGGAAGAAACCGGCGAACTCTTCGGTCAAAATACCGATGAAACGCTCCATTGACCCCAGAATCGCGCGGTGAATCATCACCGGAACCTGACGTTCGTTGTTTTCGCCCACATAAGAAGCGCTCAG
Encoded here:
- the infC gene encoding translation initiation factor IF-3, with amino-acid sequence MKGGKRVQPARPNRINREIRAQEVRLTGVDGEQIGIVSLNEALEKAEEAGVDLVEISPNAEPPVCRIMDYGKFLYEKSKATKEQKKKQKVIQVKEIKFRPGTDDGDYQVKLRNLVRFLEDGDKAKITLRFRGREMAHQQIGIEMLNRIRDDLNELSVVESFPSKIEGRQMIMVLAPKKKQ